The Sabethes cyaneus chromosome 3, idSabCyanKW18_F2, whole genome shotgun sequence DNA window GTGACAAGTGAAGAGCTTGAACAAGCCTCTCGCTGGAACGGTAAAGGAATTTTAAACTTACTTCAGAAAGACCCTGCCACTGGAGGTCCATGGTTAATCACGGATATGGCCCGATCAAAAAGTGTTTTCGAATTGTTCCCTGAAACGCTTCGCCAGCTGAACATCGATCTAGAAAGAGAAGGATCTGACCTCGCCGGTGTCAACGCCGATTTCACATTCAAAGAGTTGCCGAAACTCACAAATATCAAAAAAGAAATTGTTGATCCGGAAGAGGAAATAACCCGAAGTATTTCCTCTTGTAACATTGAGATAAAAAAAGAATTCAACGATGGTCTGGAACATTCCGGATCGTCTGACATGGTAAATCCATTTCATCACTCGCAGATACCATCCAGAGTTTCTCCGTTGAACGGAATAGAACTCACTTTGGCTCCATACGCGGCTAAGTTTCTTGTTTTAGCCATCAAAGATCGAATACGCCATGGTCGACACTTTACCTTTAAGGCACAGAATATGGCTGTCACATTTGTCGCTGAATCCGTGACAGGTTCATTTGTAAATCAGGAAACACCGTATGGTGTGCTCGGTTATTGGGTGCAAATACTTATACCAAATGCACTGATTGGCAAGATGTTGGAAACTTTCAGTGATTTGAACAAAAGTTCAGATAATCTTCAAATACCGCTGACTTATGAATGGCCTGagtataatttaaaatttatcaTTGATAATCCACCACCGGAGCTGTTGAATCAGCAAGGGCCGATTCTAGCATGAGAATTTTCATTCTGCATCGCATGATGCTGAGATAGACTGCTTCCATTTTAATATTAGACAAACTTCCCGTAAGCTATATGTTTATTTACTAAAcatcttttttttaattaactttTATCGTGAAAATGCCAGATGTGCCAGACTGcaatgaatttcattaaactataTTCTATGGTAGCTCGTTatattcaaaatcaaaatagcTTTTACGGATTACCTCAAGTGGATCAACCATGCTACCGTAGAGAAGCAAGAGCTAAAATGGTCACTGataatctaaattaaatttatatAAAGACAAGAATCTTGCTTAACAACAATGCAAAAGGTATTACTTATTCGCAGATAGCtggattttaaatttattgattAATGATACTATTCCGGTTAGAATGAGGTAACAAAATTATAGAAACTGTATGCTAAGTAATTCATAATTAGCGTAAAATTTAGCTTATCGTGCAAGTTAGCCTTgcttaaattataaaaatcagGATTAGGGTcaccaaaatataaaaaaatgtatTAGAGGTGTATAAAATAAAGAATATTGGTAAATCACTATTGTTTGTCACAAATTCACACATAATTTATTGCAACCAGTTACAATTGCAATAGTTACaattttttattacattttgttatgataTTCTGATCGGAATTCAAAGTATCATATTAGAACACATAAAAAAAGCTTTTAATTATACATTGGACTAATTGTAGAGTTTCTTAAATTAATTGGCTATTATTTCATAACTCCAATagattttatttttaggtatagATATACTTTTTCCGCAAAATTATTTAATTATGTATGTGCCTTAATCAAGTACGAATAaatacatttacatttatattGCCTGTTATATTATTAAGTATATCCCACTTCATTGCCAAAAGATTTCTGTGCTACGCACAAGGCttgatttattgcggtttggtcACAATCGTAGTGTCCGCTTGAAATATTGCAAGCACTAGCGTGCCCAAACATAAACAATAGGCACCCGAGTGTTTCACAATATTTTGGCCTACAAAAATGGAGTAATCGTATATAATGGCGAATCTATTGCTCACAAAAATTTCGACCGGTTAGGACCTTCGAGTACAATTGGATTCAAaatagacttgaaactggactagaaattagagttgaaatcggacttgaaatcagagttgaCACAGAACATAGTTTTACTTAAAACGAACAAAGAATAGACACCACAattcacttgaaattagaattcacAGTTTTCGTCCTATCTATTTACATGTTTTACTTGTTGTTTGTTCCATTTATTCTCGAGTCCCGTTTTTTCACTATTTGGttagttttttctcctttttcgtgTCGTTTTCTTGGATTTTGCACTCACTTCTTCccgtttttctctcgttttccttttttctgtcccgtgtttgttgttttattgttccgtttttctttgtttcctgtcccattttttataTTCAGGCCTGTTTTTCCTCATGGTTTACACtcgctttttgtcattttttcccgTTTACTGTCTTTACTCTTTCTTGTTTCCTTTTTATATTGTCAGTTTTCATTTGTtgtaactctttttatctccattcctcgtttttcgtcttccccATTTTGTTGCCTCTTTCTTTCGCCTTTTGTGTCACGTTTTTTGTTTTAAGAtccctttttccttttcctctgcagttttctttgtttatctcccgtttttcattttttcctctTCCGTTTTATCTCTTCAgttcgtttttcttatttttctatcttatttttccgttttttccatCTTTCTGCTTTTAAATCCCA harbors:
- the LOC128742594 gene encoding suppressor of fused homolog, with amino-acid sequence MTTINEKEDPLKRRLVPRGLQKLIEQCLKIYPDQTNPLQVTTVLKYWLGGQDPLDYISMYHNPGDPDQNIPPHWHYISFGLSDLHGDGRVHRDTVVGAEPLSGMGFELTFRLVKSLDNANERPPTWPANLLQSLAKYVFQSGNRLCVGDNIPWRRSLDGKTSQIQHMLIAEDCQMSRTETPFGWVDFLQIVGVTSEELEQASRWNGKGILNLLQKDPATGGPWLITDMARSKSVFELFPETLRQLNIDLEREGSDLAGVNADFTFKELPKLTNIKKEIVDPEEEITRSISSCNIEIKKEFNDGLEHSGSSDMVNPFHHSQIPSRVSPLNGIELTLAPYAAKFLVLAIKDRIRHGRHFTFKAQNMAVTFVAESVTGSFVNQETPYGVLGYWVQILIPNALIGKMLETFSDLNKSSDNLQIPLTYEWPEYNLKFIIDNPPPELLNQQGPILA